A DNA window from Streptomyces sp. CA-278952 contains the following coding sequences:
- a CDS encoding bifunctional DNA primase/polymerase, producing the protein MSAWLKDETTLQAGAVPHHGVDIFALLQDQSGPQAAQVTAAGAAWLAGAAPYPRSTLAHWEERPEAPGVLPCGSAFDVVNVPALFGRRMLEQLWAEGPGSGPVATHRGRMLLFAAPGTAQRLPSLLAWEEWGTSGSAGAGDSGKQRGTVPPLLCHGTGDAVTVPPLICASSEGGPRWVVAPDTRSPWLPGPEVLLWACVRVSRSSSSPGAAHSIFPRTDQGANVYDVTRRR; encoded by the coding sequence ATGAGCGCATGGCTGAAAGACGAAACGACCCTGCAAGCCGGTGCCGTCCCGCACCACGGCGTCGACATCTTCGCCCTGCTGCAAGATCAGTCCGGCCCCCAGGCCGCACAGGTCACGGCGGCCGGTGCCGCCTGGCTGGCGGGGGCCGCCCCCTATCCCCGCAGCACGCTCGCCCACTGGGAGGAGCGCCCCGAGGCCCCCGGGGTGCTCCCCTGCGGTTCCGCTTTCGACGTCGTGAACGTGCCGGCGCTGTTCGGGCGGCGGATGCTGGAGCAGCTCTGGGCCGAGGGGCCCGGCTCCGGTCCGGTCGCGACGCACCGGGGCCGGATGCTGCTGTTCGCCGCCCCCGGAACAGCCCAGCGGCTGCCCTCGCTGCTCGCCTGGGAGGAGTGGGGAACCAGCGGTTCCGCAGGCGCCGGAGACTCCGGGAAGCAGCGCGGCACGGTGCCGCCCCTGCTCTGTCACGGCACCGGCGACGCCGTGACCGTACCGCCGCTGATCTGCGCTTCGTCCGAGGGCGGGCCGCGTTGGGTGGTCGCCCCCGACACCCGCAGTCCATGGCTCCCGGGCCCCGAAGTGCTGCTCTGGGCGTGTGTGCGGGTGAGCCGGTCCTCGTCGTCCCCGGGTGCCGCGCATTCGATTTTTCCTCGGACGGATCAGGGTGCTAATGTCTACGACGTCACCAGGCGCCGTTAG
- a CDS encoding LLM class flavin-dependent oxidoreductase produces the protein MDEIRGDETRSDTSGDATAGASGGPADADGIRGAAAGTAAVPLSVLDLVTVGQGRTATQALRTSVDIAKLTESRGYHRFWVAEHHSMPGVASSSPAVILAHIAAHTERIRLGSGGVMLPNHAPLVIAEQFGTLEAMAPGRVDLGLGRAPGTDGATAAALRRSDRLNEGADDFPQQLMELIRFLDDDFPDGHPYARIHAVPGPVQATAPGGVQSAHRPPVWLLGSSGFSARLAGTLGLPFSFAHHFSAQNTIPALDLYRESFRPSAVLDAPYAAIGVSALAADDEREARRQVLTGALSMVRLRTGRPGLIPSPEEAAAYDFSPMEREFVDGWLANVIHGTADEVRGGLDDLAKRTGADELMITANAHGGEARLRSYDLIADAYGLPTAP, from the coding sequence GTGGACGAGATCCGAGGCGACGAGACCCGCAGCGACACGAGTGGTGACGCGACCGCAGGCGCGAGCGGCGGCCCGGCCGACGCCGACGGGATCCGGGGCGCCGCAGCCGGAACGGCGGCCGTTCCGCTGTCCGTCCTCGATCTGGTCACCGTCGGGCAGGGCCGCACCGCGACCCAGGCCCTGCGCACCAGCGTGGACATCGCGAAGCTCACCGAGAGCCGCGGCTACCACCGCTTCTGGGTCGCCGAGCACCACTCCATGCCCGGGGTCGCCTCGTCCTCCCCGGCCGTGATCCTGGCGCACATCGCCGCCCACACCGAGCGCATCCGCCTCGGCTCCGGCGGGGTGATGCTGCCCAACCACGCGCCGCTGGTGATCGCCGAGCAGTTCGGCACCCTGGAGGCGATGGCCCCGGGCCGGGTCGACCTGGGCCTGGGCCGGGCTCCCGGCACGGACGGCGCGACGGCGGCGGCCCTGCGCCGCAGCGACCGGCTCAACGAGGGCGCTGATGACTTTCCGCAGCAGCTCATGGAGCTGATCCGGTTCCTGGACGACGACTTCCCCGACGGGCACCCCTACGCCCGGATCCATGCCGTGCCGGGCCCGGTCCAGGCGACCGCCCCCGGCGGTGTGCAGTCCGCGCACCGGCCGCCCGTCTGGCTGCTGGGCTCCTCCGGCTTCAGCGCGCGGCTGGCCGGCACGCTGGGGCTGCCGTTCTCCTTCGCGCACCACTTCTCGGCGCAGAACACCATCCCCGCGCTCGACCTGTACCGCGAGTCCTTCCGGCCCTCCGCCGTGCTGGACGCCCCGTACGCCGCGATCGGGGTCTCGGCGCTGGCCGCCGACGACGAGCGGGAGGCCCGCCGCCAGGTGCTGACCGGCGCCCTGTCCATGGTCCGGCTGCGCACCGGCCGACCTGGGCTGATTCCCAGCCCGGAGGAGGCGGCGGCGTACGACTTCTCCCCGATGGAGCGGGAGTTCGTCGACGGCTGGCTCGCCAACGTGATCCACGGCACGGCCGACGAGGTCCGCGGCGGCCTCGACGACCTGGCCAAGCGGACCGGCGCCGACGAGCTGATGATCACCGCCAACGCGCACGGCGGCGAGGCCCGGCTGCGCAGCTACGACCTGATCGCGGACGCGTACGGCCTGCCGACCGCTCCGTAG
- a CDS encoding EAL domain-containing protein, translating to MSGTSEGPSAPAGTASGVPPAPVTERHTTAMDPTVMDPPSTDRPITDPPNTTPTGTDPSVPDTSVPGTSVPDPSVPVPDPAVTDPAPGGPAPGDPGATAPPPADGGPAASELRDYRAAFNAATLPMGVVDGRGHVVRANEALGGLLGTAAAALAGRQASELLDLASDDRTWHAYREVLLGRRSRFRCTRRLKHPDGRSLWAEITVVPMTGASAAEPARVLLTIADVSDRRELQERLRHLQMHDPVTRLPNRTLFFERLASALETPPYQDDSMPPRQHTRIGLCYLDLDGFKAINDTLGHRTGDRLLAAVAARLTDCAENDASRHPGGSRLVARLGGDEFAILVEDSAGTEELAELARSVLAALQQPFDLAGQRLSVSASIGVVERAAAGTSPTGLMQAADTTLYWAKADGKARWTLFDPERNAHRMTRQSLSSTLRPAVERGEFTLEYQPLVGMADGVVRGVEALVRWNHPQFGVLPPNRFVQIAEEDGSIVQLGRWVLRTACRQARRWQLDHPDEPPLFISVNVAVRQVWDSDLVADVDRILAETGLAPGLLQLELTESAVMGSGGRPLRALQALSDMGVRIAIDDFGTGYSNLAYLSRLPVSVLKLDGAFVKGFRYEDGTHPSPADETIVEAMVQLAHRLGLTVTAECVETAGQAERLRRIGCDTGQGWLYSRAVAPEQIAGLIGSRPLEG from the coding sequence GTGAGCGGAACCTCCGAAGGGCCGAGTGCCCCGGCAGGCACGGCCTCCGGCGTGCCCCCCGCGCCGGTCACGGAGCGTCATACGACGGCGATGGACCCGACGGTCATGGACCCACCGTCCACGGACCGGCCGATCACGGACCCGCCGAACACGACCCCAACGGGAACGGACCCGTCGGTACCGGATACGTCGGTACCGGGTACGTCGGTACCGGACCCATCGGTGCCGGTACCGGACCCGGCGGTCACGGACCCCGCGCCCGGGGGTCCCGCGCCCGGGGACCCGGGCGCCACGGCCCCGCCCCCCGCCGACGGCGGCCCCGCCGCCTCCGAACTGCGCGACTACCGGGCCGCCTTCAACGCCGCCACACTCCCCATGGGCGTCGTAGACGGCCGCGGCCACGTCGTACGGGCCAACGAGGCGCTCGGCGGGCTCCTGGGCACCGCGGCGGCGGCCCTCGCCGGACGGCAGGCGAGCGAGCTGCTCGACCTCGCGTCCGACGACCGCACCTGGCACGCCTACCGCGAGGTCCTGCTGGGCCGCCGCTCCCGGTTCCGCTGCACCCGCCGCCTCAAGCACCCCGACGGGCGCTCCCTGTGGGCCGAGATCACCGTCGTGCCGATGACCGGAGCGTCGGCGGCGGAGCCCGCCCGGGTCCTGCTGACCATCGCGGACGTCAGCGACCGGCGCGAGCTCCAGGAGCGGCTGCGCCACCTCCAGATGCACGACCCGGTGACCCGGCTGCCCAACCGGACGCTGTTCTTCGAGCGCCTCGCCTCGGCCCTGGAGACCCCGCCGTACCAGGACGACTCCATGCCGCCGCGGCAGCACACCCGGATCGGGCTCTGCTATCTGGACCTGGACGGCTTCAAGGCGATCAACGACACCCTGGGGCACCGGACCGGGGACCGGCTGCTGGCCGCCGTCGCCGCGCGGCTCACCGACTGCGCCGAGAACGACGCCTCGCGCCATCCCGGCGGCAGCCGGCTGGTGGCGCGCCTGGGCGGCGACGAGTTCGCGATCCTGGTCGAGGACTCGGCGGGCACGGAGGAACTCGCCGAGCTGGCCCGCTCGGTCCTCGCCGCGCTCCAGCAGCCGTTCGACCTCGCCGGACAGCGACTTTCGGTCTCCGCGTCGATCGGGGTGGTCGAACGCGCCGCGGCGGGCACCTCTCCCACCGGTCTGATGCAGGCCGCCGACACCACGCTGTACTGGGCGAAGGCGGACGGCAAGGCCCGCTGGACCCTGTTCGACCCCGAGCGCAACGCCCACCGCATGACCCGGCAGTCCCTCTCCTCCACGCTCCGGCCCGCCGTGGAGCGCGGCGAGTTCACGCTGGAGTACCAGCCGCTGGTCGGGATGGCGGACGGGGTGGTGCGCGGCGTCGAGGCGCTGGTGCGCTGGAACCATCCGCAGTTCGGTGTGCTGCCGCCGAATCGGTTCGTCCAGATCGCCGAGGAGGACGGGTCGATCGTCCAGCTCGGCCGGTGGGTGCTGCGCACCGCGTGCCGGCAGGCGCGGCGCTGGCAGCTGGACCATCCGGACGAGCCGCCGCTGTTCATCAGCGTCAACGTCGCCGTACGGCAGGTCTGGGACTCCGACCTGGTCGCCGACGTGGACCGGATCCTGGCCGAGACCGGACTGGCCCCGGGGCTGCTCCAGCTGGAGCTGACCGAGTCGGCGGTGATGGGTTCGGGCGGCCGCCCGCTGCGGGCGCTCCAGGCGCTGAGCGACATGGGCGTACGGATCGCCATCGACGACTTCGGCACCGGCTATTCGAACCTCGCCTACCTCAGCAGGCTGCCCGTCTCCGTGCTGAAGCTGGACGGGGCGTTCGTGAAGGGCTTCCGGTACGAGGACGGTACGCACCCGAGCCCGGCCGACGAGACGATCGTGGAGGCCATGGTGCAGCTGGCCCACCGCCTGGGTCTGACCGTCACCGCGGAGTGCGTGGAGACGGCCGGGCAGGCGGAGCGGCTGCGGCGGATCGGCTGCGACACCGGGCAGGGCTGGCTGTACTCGCGGGCCGTGGCGCCGGAGCAGATCGCCGGGCTGATCGGGTCCCGGCCGCTGGAGGGCTGA
- a CDS encoding M6 family metalloprotease domain-containing protein — MPCRRGPGGAERPPLRSLAAAATSLLALAATSLVAGPAAAAMEDATPCALPRTAAHHSLGLTTWNTAYPRPDRGLDAVMIFLSFPDSEPTLTPEALTADHFPATTRFFERASYGLFTLRPHPQATWTQMPRDSTWYGIERDWNAERRTAYLRDAIDAADPDVDFSRYDVVYLVADPDAPGVDSDATKVVNFDRPLRADDSDIRRVVTVFEQHPPDRNVLAHETGHVFDLADLYHRPTDGQGDWDTHVGDWDVMGSQFGLAPDLFGWHKWKLGWLGGRQVVCVRGSADLTLEPVAAAPAPGGSIGTRLAVVRTGAGSVLAIEARSATGNDRDTCAEGVLIYRVRSETASGGGPVEVVDTHPDTGACWDRSVYPPLADAPLAVGETFTVPGDDTRVEVADRTPSGSWTVRITAGVRSSPAGSPGEDLAAHG; from the coding sequence GTGCCGTGCCGTCGCGGACCCGGGGGAGCGGAACGGCCGCCACTGCGCAGTCTGGCCGCCGCCGCCACCTCCCTCCTGGCGCTCGCCGCCACGTCCCTCGTCGCGGGCCCCGCCGCGGCCGCCATGGAGGACGCCACGCCCTGCGCGCTGCCCCGGACGGCGGCGCACCACTCGCTCGGCCTGACCACCTGGAACACGGCGTACCCGCGCCCCGACCGGGGGCTCGACGCGGTCATGATCTTCCTGTCCTTCCCGGACTCCGAGCCCACGCTCACCCCCGAGGCGCTCACCGCCGACCACTTCCCCGCCACGACCCGCTTCTTCGAGCGCGCCAGTTATGGCCTGTTCACCCTGCGCCCCCATCCGCAGGCCACCTGGACGCAGATGCCGCGCGACTCCACCTGGTACGGCATAGAGCGTGACTGGAACGCCGAGCGGCGGACCGCCTACCTGCGCGACGCCATCGACGCCGCCGACCCGGACGTGGACTTCTCCCGGTACGACGTCGTCTACCTGGTGGCCGACCCGGACGCCCCGGGCGTCGACTCCGACGCCACCAAGGTCGTCAACTTCGACCGGCCGCTGCGCGCCGACGACAGCGACATCCGGCGCGTCGTCACCGTCTTCGAACAGCACCCGCCCGACCGCAACGTCCTCGCCCACGAGACCGGACACGTCTTCGACCTCGCCGACCTCTACCACCGGCCCACCGACGGCCAGGGCGACTGGGACACCCACGTCGGCGACTGGGACGTCATGGGCAGCCAGTTCGGCCTCGCCCCGGACCTGTTCGGCTGGCACAAGTGGAAGCTCGGCTGGCTCGGCGGACGCCAGGTCGTCTGCGTCCGGGGCTCGGCCGACCTCACCCTCGAACCGGTCGCCGCCGCCCCGGCCCCCGGCGGGTCGATCGGGACCCGGCTCGCCGTCGTCCGCACCGGTGCCGGCAGTGTCCTGGCCATCGAGGCCCGCAGCGCCACCGGGAACGACCGGGACACCTGCGCCGAGGGCGTCCTGATCTACCGCGTCCGCAGTGAGACGGCCTCCGGCGGCGGGCCCGTCGAGGTGGTCGACACCCACCCGGACACCGGGGCCTGCTGGGATCGCTCGGTCTACCCGCCGCTGGCCGACGCCCCGCTCGCCGTCGGGGAGACCTTCACCGTGCCGGGCGACGACACCCGCGTCGAGGTCGCCGACCGCACTCCGTCCGGCTCCTGGACCGTCCGGATCACCGCGGGCGTCCGGAGCAGCCCTGCGGGGAGCCCCGGGGAGGACCTCGCCGCACACGGGTGA